Proteins from a single region of Ziziphus jujuba cultivar Dongzao chromosome 1, ASM3175591v1:
- the LOC107426524 gene encoding probable cyclic nucleotide-gated ion channel 5 — MFDCSYKSQYVGGQREKFVRLDDLDSRLSSSSDTGGRKCGFNIEGLSGAGRAGDTTSRSFKRGMRRGSEGLKSIGRSLRFGVSRAVFPEDLKVSEKKIFDPQDKFLQLWNKLFVVSCILAVSVDPLFFYLPVINSSSNCLGIDRKLAITATTLRTIVDAFYLIHIALQFRTAYIAPSSRVFGRGELVIDPAQIAKRYLRWHFIIDFLSVLPLPQIVVWRFLARSNGSDVLSTKQALFFIVLIQYVPRLLRILPLTSELKRTAGVFAETAWAGAAYYLLLYMLASHIIGALWYLLAVERNDTCWQKACKESNESSGTECITSFLYCGNQGIPGYDAWNRTNHPIFNGTCSGDDGVDQFDFGIYTNALTSGIVSSNKLLSKYCYCLWWGLQNLSTLGQGLETSTYPGEVIFSIALAISGLILFALLIGNMQTYLQSLTIRLEEMRVKRRDSEQWMHHRLLPQDLRERVRRYDQYKWLETRGVDEESLVQSLPKDLRRDIKRHLCLALVRRVPLFENMDERLLDAICERLKPSLFTEHTYIVREGDPVDEMLFIIRGRLESVTTDGGRSGFFNRGLLKEGDFCGEELLTWALDPKSGSNLPTSTRTVKALTEVEAFALIAEELKFVAGQFRRLHSRQVQHTFRFYSQQWRTWAACFIQAAWRRYSKRKTMELLRRKEEEEAEGSEGARTSTSGGTYSLGATLLASRFAANALRGVHRNRNAKTARELVKLQKPPEPDFSAEDAD; from the exons ATGTTTGATTGCAGTTACAAGTCACAGTACGTGGGTGGCCAACGAGAGAAGTTTGTGCG GTTGGATGACTTGGACTCAAGATTATCATCATCTTCTGATACGGGAGGAAGAAAATGTGGATTTAATATTGAGGGTCTAAGTGGTGCTGGACGTGCAGGGGATACAACATCTAGATCTTTTAAGAGAGGGATGAGAAGGGGATCTGAAGGACTGAAGTCAATTGGCCGATCACTTAGATTTGGTGTTTCTCGGGCAGTGTTCCCAGAAGACCTTAAAGTGTCAGAGAAGAAGATATTCGACCCTCAAGACAAATTTCTTCAATTATGGAATAAACTTTTTGTTGTATCATGTATTCTGGCAGTATCTGTGGACcctcttttcttttatcttccAGTTATCAACAGTTCATCAAATTGTCTTGGTATTGATAGAAAATTAGCAATCACTGCAACAACATTGCGGACAATAGTTGATGCTTTCTACCTTATTCACATAGCTCTCCAGTTCCGAACAGCATATATTGCTCCTTCATCCCGGGTTTTTGGGCGAGGTGAACTTGTGATAGATCCAGCACAAATAGCTAAGAGATACTTGCGCTGGCATTTCATCATTGATTTTTTATCTGTGCTACCCCTACCGCAG ATTGTGGTTTGGAGATTTCTTGCAAGGTCCAATGGTTCTGATGTGCTTTCTACGAAGCAAGCCTTGTTTTTCATTGTCTTAATTCAGTATGTTCCTAGACTGCTGCGAATCCTACCTTTAACTTCAGAACTGAAAAGAACAGCTGGTGTTTTTGCTGAGACAGCATGGGCAGGTGCTGCATACTACTTGCTGCTGTACATGCTTGCTAGCCAT ATAATTGGTGCTTTATGGTATTTGTTAGCTGTCGAGCGCAATGATACATGCTGGCAGAAGGCTTGTAAAGAAAGTAATGAGAGTAGTGGGACTGAATGCATAACAAGTTTCTTATATTGCGGCAACCAAGGTATACCAGGTTATGATGCTTGGAACAGAACCAATCATCCAATTTTCAATGGAACATGTTCAGGAGATGATGGGGTTGATCAATTTGATTTTGGAATCTATACAAATGCTTTGACATCTGGTATTGTTTCGTCGAACAAGTTACTTTCTAAATACTGTTACTGTTTATGGTGGGGACTACAAAATTTGAG TACACTTGGTCAGGGGCTCGAGACCAGCACCTATCCTGGAGAGGTTATATTTTCCATAGCACTGGCTATATCTGGACTTATCCTCTTTGCGCTTTTGATTGGCAACATGCAG ACCTATCTTCAGTCCCTTACTATACGGCTTGAGGAAATGAGGGTCAAAAGGCGGGATTCAGAGCAGTGGATGCATCATCGCTTGCTCCCACAAGACCTCAGGGAGCGGGTTAGGCGTTATGACCAATACAAATGGTTGGAAACACGTGGGGTTGACGAAGAGAGTTTGGTTCAAAGTCTACCCAAGGATCTTAGAAGAGATATCAAGCGGCACCTCTGTCTTGCTTTAGTGAGGAGG GTTCCTCTGTTCGAGAATATGGATGAGAGGCTGCTGGATGCCATTTGTGAGCGGCTGAAACCGAGTTTATTCACAGAGCATACTTACATAGTTAGGGAAGGAGATCCAGTAGATGAGATGCTTTTCATCATTCGTGGTCGCCTTGAGAGTGTAACCACAGATGGCGGAAGAAGTGGGTTCTTCAACCGCGGTTTGCTAAAAGAAGGTGATTTCTGTGGTGAGGAGCTACTGACCTGGGCGCTGGATCCAAAATCTGGTTCTAATCTCCCTACATCCACTCGGACAGTAAAGGCATTAACAGAGGTTGAGGCATTTGCCCTGATAGCTGAAGAGTTGAAATTTGTGGCTGGTCAGTTCAGGCGCCTTCACAGTAGACAAGTTCAACACACCTTCCGTTTCTATTCGCAGCAGTGGAGGACTTGGGCTGCTTGCTTCATCCAAGCAGCATGGCGTCGCTATTCCAAGAGAAAAACCATGGAACTCCTCCGTAGgaaggaagaggaagaagcaGAAGGTTCAGAGGGGGCTCGCACCAGTACCAGTGGAGGTACATATAGTCTAGGTGCCACTTTGTTAGCTTCCAGGTTTGCGGCAAATGCTCTTCGTGGAGTTCATCGGAATCGGAATGCGAAGACCGCTAGGGAGTTGGTGAAATTACAGAAGCCCCCAGAGCCTGATTTCAGTGCTGAAGATGCAGATTGA
- the LOC107426671 gene encoding transmembrane 9 superfamily member 9: protein MARGALAFQLCISVCLLLFFHAHCFYLPGVAPENFQKGDLLKVKVNKLTSTKTQLPYSYYTLPYCTPEHIVDSAENLGEVLRGDRIENSPYEFKMREPQMCNVLCRKVLNAKTAKEFKEKIDDEYRVNMILDNLPLVVPLRRPDSESSIVYQHGFHVGLRGQYAGSKEEKHFIHNHLAFTVKYHKDQVTELARIVGFEVKPFSVKHEYEGEWNDKKRLTTCDPHARRTVTNSENPQEVEDKKEIIFTYDVEFQESDVKWASRWDTYLLMADDQIHWFSIVNSLMIVLFLSGMVAMIMLRTLYRDISKYNQLETQEEAQEETGWKLVHGDVFRPPTNSDLLCVYVGTGVQFFGMILVTMIFAVLGFLSPSNRGGLMTAMLLLWVFMGLFAGYSSARLYKMFKGTEWKKITLKTAFMFPAIVFAIFFVLNALIWGEKSSGAVPFGTMFALVFLWFGISVPLVFVGAYVGYKKPAIDDPVKTNKIPRQIPEQAWYMNPAFSILIGGILPFGAVFIELFFILTSIWLQQFYYIFGFLFIVFLILVVTCAEITIVLCYFQLCSEDYLWWWRSYLTSGSSALYLFLYAAFYFFTKLDIQKPVSGLLYFGHMLIVSYAFFVLTGTIGFYACLWFTRLIYSSVKID, encoded by the exons ATGGCGAGAGGAGCTCTCGCTTTTCAGCTCTGCATCTCTGTGTGTCTTCTGCTCTTCTTCCATGCTCACTGCTTCTATCTCCCTGGCGTTGCTCCTGAGAATTTTCAGAAG GGGGATTTATTGAAGGTTAAAGTGAACAAACTGACATCTACAAAAACTCAGCTGCCTTACTCATACTATACCCTTCCGTACTGTACTCCAGAGCACATAGTTGACAGTGCAGAGAATCTTGGGGAGGTTCTTCGTGGTGATCGCATTGAGAACTCACCTTATGAG TTTAAAATGAGAGAACCACAAATGTGTAATGTTTTATGTCGTAAGGTTCTTAATGCTAAAACTGCAAAGGAATTCAAGGAAAAGATTGATGATGAGTATCGGGTGAACAT GATTCTGGATAATCTTCCTCTGGTTGTACCCTTAAGAAGGCCTGATTCAGAATCTTCCATTGTGTATCAACATGGTTTTCATGTTGGTCTTAGGGGACAGTATGCTGGG AGCAAGGAAGAAAAACATTTTATCCACAACCACTTAGCATTTACAGTTAAGTATCACAAAGATCAAGTGACAGAACTAGCACGGATTGTAGGATTTGAGGTCAAACCATTCAG TGTCAAACATGAATATGAAGGTGAGTGGAACGACAAAAAAAGATTAACGACATGTGATCCTCATGCAAGACGCACTGTTACCAACTCCGAAAATCCACAAGAAGTTGAAGATAAGAAGGAAATCATATTTACCTATGATGTTGAGTTCCAG GAGAGTGATGTTAAGTGGGCATCTCGTTGGGATACTTATCTTCTGATGGCTGATGATCAGATCCATTGGTTCTCAATTGTTAATTCTTTGATGATTGTTCTTTTCCTATCGGGCATGGTGGCTATGATCATGTTGCGAACACTATACCGAGATATCTCCAAGTACAACCAACTAGAGACCCAAGAAGAAGCCCAAGAAGAGACAGGATGGAAACTGGTCCATGGTGATGTTTTCAGACCTCCAACAAACTCAGATTTACTGTGTGTGTATGTTGGGACAGGTGTTCAATTCTTTGGAATGATTCTTGTCACCATGATCTTCGCTGTCCTGGGGTTCCTCTCCCCCTCAAATCGTGGTGGGTTAATGACAGCCATGCTCCTACTCTGGGTCTTTATGGGCCTTTTTGCTGGATACTCCTCAGCTCGTCTTTATAAGATGTTCAAGGGAACAGAATGGAAGAAAATTACTCTCAAGACAGCTTTCATGTTTCCTGCAATTGTCTTTGCCATTTTCTTCGTTTTGAATGCTCTAATTTGGGGTGAGAAATCCTCTGGTGCAGTACCATTTGGGACTATGTTTGCTCTGGTATTCTTGTGGTTTGGCATCTCAGTCCCACTTGTTTTTGTTGGTGCCTATGTTGGTTATAAGAAGCCAGCGATTGACGATCCTGTGAAAACAAATAAGATCCCTAGGCAGATCCCAGAACAGGCTTGGTACATGAATCCGGCCTTTTCTATCCTAATTGGAGGCATACTCCCATTTGGTGCTGTCTTTATTGAGCTCTTTTTCATCCTCACCTCGATATGGTTGCAACAGTTCTATTACATATTTGGGTTCCTATTCATCGTCTTTCTCATACTTGTTGTCACTTGTGCTGAGATCACAATTGTACTCTGCTACTTCCAGCTTTGCAGTGAAGACTACCTTTGGTGGTGGAGGTCATATTTGACATCAGGCTCCTCAGCATTATACCTTTTCCTCTATGCTGCTTTCTACTTCTTCACCAAGCTTGATATTCAGAAGCCAGTGTCTGGATTATTATATTTCGGGCACATGCTGATTGTCTCATATGCATTCTTTGTTCTGACTGGTACAATCGGTTTCTATGCATGCTTATGGTTCACAAGGCTCATCTATTCATCAGTAAAGATTGATTGA
- the LOC107426449 gene encoding uncharacterized protein LOC107426449, translated as MSVSLTLMTFNLHEDQPEDSPNSWEKRRDLCISVITSYSPMILCTQQGVKSQLDFLQQGLPGYDQFGISRKGPGDTSDEHCTIFYDKDKVELIEGGTFWLSESPSVPGSMSWGSAVPCIATWATFQLKGVEPPGFSFQIVNTNMDEFSPRSRRRSALLTWQHIASLPPSLPVVYCGGFNTQKESTTGRFLLGRSREHGIVGDMRDTWPNARVRKNVSLIRTYHGFKGDKQGTLEFLKLIFRALCLCWDRQTQDLHIDWILFRGRSLNPVSCEVVSDNIDGFYPSSHYPIFAEFMLPRTVRLLEPSTQEEN; from the exons atgagtgtTTCTTTGACTTTGATGACCTTCAATCTTCACGAAGATCAGCCCGAAGACAGTCCCAATTCATGGGAAAAGAGAAGGGATTTGTGTATAAGCGTTATTACAAGTTATTCCCCGATGATTCTATGTACCCAACAAG GAGTAAAATCTCAATTGGATTTTCTTCAACAAGGCTTGCCAG GTTATGACCAATTTGGAATATCAAGAAAAGGACCAGGAGACACTTCAGATGAACATTGCACTATCTTTTATGACAAGGATAAG gtgGAGCTTATAGAAGGTGGAACATTTTGGTTATCAGAGTCACCATCTGTACCAGGAAGCATGTCATGGGGGTCTGCAGTTCCATGTATTGCAACATGGGCAA CATTCCAACTGAAAGGAGTCGAGCCTCCTGGATTTTCTTTTCAGATAGTAAATACAAACATGGATGAGTTTAGTCCTCGTTCCCGTAGACGAAGTGCTTTACTTACATGGCAGCATATTGCATCATTGCCTCCCAGCTTGCCAGTTGTATATTGTGGAGGATTTAACACTCAAAAGGAATCAACTACAGGACGTTTTCTTCTTGGGAGATCAAG AGAGCATGGTATAGTGGGGGATATGAGGGACACATGGCCTAATGCTCGTGTGAGGAAAAATGTTTCTCTTATTCGCACTTATCATGGATTCAAAG GTGACAAGCAAGGAACTCTTGAATTTCTGAAGTTGATTTTCAGAGCCCTCTGCCTTTGCTGGGATCGCCAGACCCAGGATCTACACATAGATTGGATTCTTTTCAGGGGTAGATCTCTGAATCCTGTTTCATGTGAAGTGGTCAGTGATAACATTGATGGATTCTATCCATCCTCCCATTATCCCATATTTGCTGAGTTTATGCTTCCTCGCACGGTGAGACTGCTTGAACCATCCACTCAAGAGGAAAACTGA